The Corvus moneduloides isolate bCorMon1 chromosome 1, bCorMon1.pri, whole genome shotgun sequence nucleotide sequence CACACCGGTAGCCAGGCACATTAACATATGTACATACTTGAGTTTCACAGCAGatgtttctgctttgtgtttatAATACCAGTACACactgaacagttttaaaaaaatattatatatagcCTTTGTTCACACTTATTTccagaaaacattattttcttattgcCATATTTACCACATCCATATAAATATGctgaatttttcattcttgAGGTCTGTTCCTCATTAGCAGAAGAGGAactctgtttatttcttttctttcttgtcttccTTGGATTGGTTTTTAActatcttttttgtttctttgactTTTCCCACCTGAACAGTGCCATCCTTTTCACTGCTTGACTTTTTTGTAGTCTCCTTGGGTTTTACACTTTTGTCTAggcctttttcctttcctctgtctcttttagCCTTGTCAGaatctttctttaatttattcatATCAACAGCTTTCTTGTCCTTTCGATCAGTagcatcttttcctttcctggttttctttctttcttcttcattttcctccttcttggATTCCTGCTTCTCCCTTAATTTCTTGAGTGATTCTTTAACAGcttcttttactttttattttttcatttaaaaaagaggaaacgTTCAATAAGAGAACCATTCTTAGGCCACAAAACATCTTATGAACAACCAAGTAAAAGCTTTGatcaaattattatttaatgtttGTTAGATATAAACTTGTATAATTAACTTCTAAGCTTTAAGCAATTTAAACAAATTAGTTTTGACTTCTAGCAACATCTcacaccatgcagccagcaaaTAACCTTGGCTCATACTGCAGCTGCATCCAAATGAAGCCCTAATCTAGAGAAAACCATGCCTCTATTATCTTACTGCTAACTTCTGCACAATGTTAAAACCACTTTTGCCTGTGAGCATGAAAATCACAATAAATTTTGAACCTTTGACAACAGCATAACAGTTGTAGAAGTTATAGTTAAA carries:
- the LOC116452147 gene encoding aspartyl/asparaginyl beta-hydroxylase-like isoform X4, producing the protein MASRKSSRAAGGSPSPGSKRETKHGGSKNGKKEGLSGSSFFTWFMVIALLGVWTSVAVVWFELVDYEEVLGKLGIYDADGDGDFDVEDAKVLLGEEPGGVAKKKSKPKVKEAVKESLKKLREKQESKKEENEEERKKTRKGKDATDRKDKKAVDMNKLKKDSDKAKRDRGKEKGLDKSVKPKETTKKSSSEKDGTVQVGKVKETKKIVKNQSKEDKKEKK
- the LOC116452147 gene encoding aspartyl/asparaginyl beta-hydroxylase-like isoform X5; amino-acid sequence: MADDTETKHGGSKNGKKEGLSGSSFFTWFMVIALLGVWTSVAVVWFELVDYEEVLGKLGIYDADGDGDFDVEDAKVLLGEEPGGVAKKKSKPKVKEAVKESLKKLREKQESKKEENEEERKKTRKGKDATDRKDKKAVDMNKLKKDSDKAKRDRGKEKGLDKSVKPKETTKKSSSEKDGTVQVGKVKETKKIVKNQSKEDKKEKK